Within Paeniglutamicibacter psychrophenolicus, the genomic segment GGGAGCTAAGCACCATGACTACATTTGCATCCGAATCAGCGACCGGAGCCGAGACCGGCAACAAGATCGTCTTGGGCTCGAACCAATACGGCAAGGCCGAGGTCCGCCTGGTCAAGATCACCCGCGACACCAAACGCCATGAGATCGAGGACCTGAACGTCACCTCGCAGCTGCATGGAGACTTCCTTGCGGCCCACATCGACGGGGACAACGGCCACGTCGTGGCCACCGACACCCAGAAGAACACCGTCTACGCCTTCGCCCGCGACGGCGTGGGCTCGCCCGAGGAATTCCTGGCCCGCCTGGGCAAGCACTTCACCAGCGAATTCGACTGGGTCACCGGCGGCCGCTGGGCGGCCGAGCAGTACTTCTGGGACCGCATCCAGGACCACGACCACGCCTTCTCGCGCAACAAGTCCGAGATCCGCACCGCGGTGCTGGAAATCCGCGACGGCGAGACCTCGGTGCTGGCCGGCATCCGGGACCTCACGGTGCTGAAGTCCACGGCCAGCGAGTTCCGCGGCTTCCCGCGCGACAAGTACACGACGCTTCAGGAAACCGATGACCGGATCCTGGCCACCGACGTGACCGCGCGCTGGCGATACAACAGCAAGACCGCCGCCTCCGGCGGCATCGACTTCAACGCGGTCTACGCCTCGGTGCGCGAGCTGCTGCTTGCGGGGTTTGCCGCCACGCACTCCTACGCGCTGCAGCAGACGATGTTCGAGATGGGCAAGGCCGTCCTCGAGGCGCATCCGGAAATCGAGGAAATCAGGTTCTCGCTGCCCAACAAGCACCACTTCCTGGTTGACCTCTCGCCGTTCGGCCAGGACAACCCCAACGAGGTCTTCTTCGCGGCGGATCGCCCGTACGGCCTGATCGAGGCGACGATCACCCGCGAGGGCGTTCCCGCCAACCACACCATCTGGGAAAACACGCCCGGATTCTGCTAGTCGATGAGGTTTCGGGGGTCCCGGCGCTGCCACGCGGGCACCCCCGATTCATCGCAACCATCAAGGAGTTCAGAGATGAAGGCTGCGCAAGTCAAAAGTACTACACTCCGTCCCGAGGACGAGCGGTTGCCCCTGGGCAAAACCATCGCCTACGGACTCCAACACGTACTGACCATGTACGGCGGAATCATCGCCCCGCCGTTGATCATCGGAGGTGCCGCCGGGCTCACCCCCGAGCAGATCGGCGTGCTTGTCGCCAGCTGCCTCTTTGTCGGCGGGCTGGCCACGATCCTGCAAACCGTCGGCATCCCGTTCTTCGGGGCCCAGCTTCCGCTGGTCCAGGGGACCTCCTTCGCCTCGGTCTCCACCATGGTGGCCATCGTCAACGGCGACGGCGGCCTGCAATCGGTATTCGGCGCCGTGCTTGCCGCCTCCCTGATCGGTTTCCTGGTCGCGCCCTTCTTCGCCAAGATCGTGCGGTTCTTCCCGCCGGTAGTCACCGGCGTGGTGATCACCATGATCGGGCTTTCGCTGACTCCCGTGGCGGCAAACTGGGCCATGGGAGGCAACGCCAAGGCCGATGACTACGGCTCGCTGGCCAACATCGGGCTTGCCGGAATGACGATGCTCATCGTCCTGCTGCTCTCCAAGGTCGGCAAGGCCGCGATCTCGCGCCTGTCGATCCTGCTGGCCATGGTCATCGGCACCGTCATCGCCGTGTGCCTGGGCATGGCCGACTTCTCCGCGGTGCCCCACGGGTCGATCTTCGCCTTCCCGCAGCCCTTCGCCTTCGGCTGGCCGGTCTTCGAGGTCGGCGCGATCGTCTCGATGACCATCGTTGTCATCGTGATCCTCACCGAAACCACCGCCGACATCCTCGCGGTGGGCGAGATCGCCAAGACGCGCGTCGACTCCAAGCGCATCGCCGACGGGTTGCGCGCCGACATGGCCTCAAGCATCCTGGCGCCGGTCTTCAACACGTTCACCCAGAGCGCGTTCGCGCAAAACGTCGGACTGGTTGCCATCACCGGGGTCAAGTCCCGCTTCGTGGTCACCGCCGGCGGCGGCATCCTGGTGGTGCTGGGCCTGCTGCCGGTCCTCGGCCGCGTGGTCGCAGCGATCCCCACCCCGGTGCTGGGCGGGGCGGGCATCGTGCTCTTCGGCACCGTTGCAGCCTCGGGCATCCGGACCCTGGCCAGCGTGAAGTACGAGAACAACCTGAACATGATCATCGTGGCCACCTCCATCGCCTTCGGCGCGCTGCCGATCGTGAAGACCGATTTCTACGACCAGTTCCCGACCTGGTTCGCCACCATCTTCCACTCGGGCATCAGCTCGGCGGCGGTCATGGCCGTGGCGCTGAACCTGTTGTTCAACGAGCTGACGTTCGGCAACCCGAAGAAGGGCGCCTCGGCCTTTGTCGCGGCACCGCCGCGCATGCTCATTGCCGAGCAGATCCCGCGCATCGTCAAGGCCGAGGAGGTCCGCGGGCTGCTCGAGGGGGACCGCTTCAAGTCCGGGAGGCTCATTGATGCCGCCGGCGAGGAAATCCCCGTTGTGGACGACAACGAATTCAAGGGCATCGTCGAGGACTACCGCAGGAAATGCGAGGAGGCAGGGGTGCCGTGTCCGGACGAGTCCGAGTTCGTTCGGTCGGGACCGGCTTCGCCGCCGCACCACTGAGGCAAGGGAACGGCCATCGCGTTAAGCACCAAGGCGGTCCGGCCGGAAGCAGGGAACCAGGTTCCCCGCTTCCGGCCGGACCGCCTTGCGGTGCTTGTGCCGGCCTTAGCCCGTGGTGACGGCCAGGGCCGCGGACAGCTGGGCCGTGGCGGCGCGCAGGTGAGGTATCGCCCGGGAAGCGAATTCGTCGGTGACGCGGGTGACAGGCCCGGAGATGGAGATGGCCATCGGGGTGGGTGCCCCGGGCACCGACATGGCCAGGCAGCGGACGCCCAGTTCCTGCTCTTCCTCGTCGATGGCGTACCCGCGGGCACGGACCTCGTTGAGTTCGTCGAAAAGCTGGTGCATGGTGCTGATGGTCTTGGGGGTGTGGGCCGGCATCCCGGCCTGGTTGACCAGGCGCTGGACGCGGTCGTTCTCCATGACCGAGAGGATGGCCTTGCCCACGCCGGTGCCGTGCAGCGAGGATCGGCGTCCGACCTCGGTGATCATGCGCATCGCGTGCGGGGACTGGGCCTGGGAAATGTAGGTGACCATGTCGCCGTCGAGCACCGCGATGCTGGCCGATTCGCCCAGGTCGTTCACCAGGGTCTGCAGGATCGGGGTGGACAGTGCTCCGAGCTGGCGGTTGGCGACCTCGCCGAGGCGGATCAACCGCGGGCCCAGGGCGTAGCGCCGGTTGTTGAGCTGGCGCACGTAGCCTATGCCGACCAGGGTGCGCAGCAACCGGTGGATGGTGGGCAAAGGGAGCGGGGTGTCCACGGCAAGTTCGCTCAATGCGGCTTCTCCGCCGGCCCGGCCAATGAGTTCGAGCAGCTCGAAGGCGCGCTCGACGGACTGGACGCCCGGTGTCGTCTTTGGTGCGGCCATGGAGATGCTCCTGATGTTGGTGGTGCGCGGAGGGGGATTCCCGGTCCGGCGATCCCGCAAACGGGCGGGTTGCTAGATATTACGTTACCGGAGTCGGGGCCCGCTTTTCCGCAATCCGGAAATTTTCATGAAAAATCTAGTGATGCAGTCCACAAGAAGGCTTGTAATTTCACTGCGTAGATAATAGTATCCACTATACGGAAACATTTTCAGGAGGACGAACATGGCTGTACCAAGCCCAGGCTACTCAGTGACGTTGCGTGTTGAAACGCCCGTCTCCATCACGGCGACCACCGAATTGGCTGCCGCAGTCGGCCGCGCAGGCGGCTCCATCACGGCCCTGGACGTGGCCGAGTCCGGCCACGACACCATGGTCGTCGACGTCAGCTGCAACACCACCGACGCCGAGCACGGACAGATCGTCCGCGACGCGCTGAACGACCTCGAGGGTGTCACCGTCCGCAACATTTCCGACCGCACCTTCCTGATGCACCTGGGCGGAAAGCTCGAGGTCGTCCCGAAGGTCGCCCTGCGCAACCGCGACGACCTCTCCCGCGCCTACACCCCGGGTGTGGCCCGCGTGTGCTTGGCCATTGCCGAGAACCCCGAGGATGCCCGCAACCTCACCATCAAGCGCAACACCATTGCCGTGGTCACCGACGGCTCGGCCGTCCTTGGCCTGGGCAACATCGGCCCGGCCGCAGCCCTTCCGGTCATGGAAGGCAAGGCAGCACTGTTCAAGCAGTTCGCCAACGTCGACGCCTGGCCGGTCTGCCTGGACACCCAGGACACCGAAGAGATCATCATGATCGTCAAGGCCCTCGCCCCGGTCTACGGCGGCGTGAACCTCGAGGACATCGCGGCTCCGCGCTGCTTCGAGATCGAGGCCCGCCTGCGCGAGGAACTGGACATCCCGGTCTTCCACGACGACCAGCACGGCACCGCCATCGTGACCCTGGCCGCGCTGACCAACGCGCTGCGCGTGGTCGGCAAGCAGATCGAGCAGGTCCGCATCGTCGTCTCCGGCGTCGGCGCAGCAGGCAATGCCATCATCCAGCTTCTGGCCGCACGCGGCGCGAAGAACATCATCGCCTGCGGCCGCAACGGCGCCATCAGCGCGGCCGATGTCTCCGCGGACCCGCACCGCCAGTGGCTCGCCGAGAACACCAACCCGGAGCAGTTCACCGGCACCCTGAAGGAAGCCGTTGTCGGCGCAGACATCTTCATCGGCGTCTCGGCCCCGAACGTGCTGGACGAAGCCGACATCGCCGCCATGAACAAGGACGCGATCGTCTTTGCCATGGCCAACCCCGACCCGGAGGTCGATCCGATCGCCGCCGGCCGCCACGCTGCAGTGGTTGCCACGGGCCGTTCAGACTTCCCGAACCAGATCAACAACGTGCTGGCATTCCCGGGCTTCTTCCGCGGCCTGCTCGATGCACGCGTTGCAGACATCACCGACGAAATGTTGTTGGCCGCAGCCGATGCCATTTCCGCCCGCGTCAGCCAAGATGAACTTAACCCCGGCTTCATCATCCCGTCCGTCTTCGACCCGCACGTGGCCGCAGACGTTGCCGAGGCCGTCACCACCGCGGCCGCGAAAAACAAGTAGCAAGAAAGTCTGGTCCACCACCATGAGCATCACCCTGACCCACACCCCGGCCGTTGCAAAGGCCGATGAGATCCTCTCCACCGAGGCGCTAGCGTTCGTGGAGAAGCTGCACGAAAAGTTCGCATCCACCCGCGAGACGCTCCTCGAAGCGCGCGTTGCCGCGCGCGCCGAGGTAGCCAAGACCGGCACCCTTGACTTCGATCCGGCCACCGCCGAAATCCGCAACGGCGACTGGAAGGTCGCGCCGGTTCCTGCAGCGCTGGCCGACCGCCGCGTGGAAATCACCGGCCCGGCCACCCCGGCCAAGATGGCCATCAACGCGCTGAACTCCGGCGCCAAGGTCTGGCTCGCGGACCTCGAGGATGCCTCGACCCCGACCTGGCACAACGTCATCGACGCGCTGGTGAACCTCACCGACGCGGCCGCCGGCACCCTGTCCTTCGAGGACGCGGGCAACGGCAAGTCCTACGCGCTGCGCACCGACGCACCGCTGGCCACCGTCGTGGTCCGC encodes:
- the pucL gene encoding factor-independent urate hydroxylase; the protein is MTTFASESATGAETGNKIVLGSNQYGKAEVRLVKITRDTKRHEIEDLNVTSQLHGDFLAAHIDGDNGHVVATDTQKNTVYAFARDGVGSPEEFLARLGKHFTSEFDWVTGGRWAAEQYFWDRIQDHDHAFSRNKSEIRTAVLEIRDGETSVLAGIRDLTVLKSTASEFRGFPRDKYTTLQETDDRILATDVTARWRYNSKTAASGGIDFNAVYASVRELLLAGFAATHSYALQQTMFEMGKAVLEAHPEIEEIRFSLPNKHHFLVDLSPFGQDNPNEVFFAADRPYGLIEATITREGVPANHTIWENTPGFC
- a CDS encoding nucleobase:cation symporter-2 family protein, which produces MKAAQVKSTTLRPEDERLPLGKTIAYGLQHVLTMYGGIIAPPLIIGGAAGLTPEQIGVLVASCLFVGGLATILQTVGIPFFGAQLPLVQGTSFASVSTMVAIVNGDGGLQSVFGAVLAASLIGFLVAPFFAKIVRFFPPVVTGVVITMIGLSLTPVAANWAMGGNAKADDYGSLANIGLAGMTMLIVLLLSKVGKAAISRLSILLAMVIGTVIAVCLGMADFSAVPHGSIFAFPQPFAFGWPVFEVGAIVSMTIVVIVILTETTADILAVGEIAKTRVDSKRIADGLRADMASSILAPVFNTFTQSAFAQNVGLVAITGVKSRFVVTAGGGILVVLGLLPVLGRVVAAIPTPVLGGAGIVLFGTVAASGIRTLASVKYENNLNMIIVATSIAFGALPIVKTDFYDQFPTWFATIFHSGISSAAVMAVALNLLFNELTFGNPKKGASAFVAAPPRMLIAEQIPRIVKAEEVRGLLEGDRFKSGRLIDAAGEEIPVVDDNEFKGIVEDYRRKCEEAGVPCPDESEFVRSGPASPPHH
- a CDS encoding IclR family transcriptional regulator, translating into MAAPKTTPGVQSVERAFELLELIGRAGGEAALSELAVDTPLPLPTIHRLLRTLVGIGYVRQLNNRRYALGPRLIRLGEVANRQLGALSTPILQTLVNDLGESASIAVLDGDMVTYISQAQSPHAMRMITEVGRRSSLHGTGVGKAILSVMENDRVQRLVNQAGMPAHTPKTISTMHQLFDELNEVRARGYAIDEEEQELGVRCLAMSVPGAPTPMAISISGPVTRVTDEFASRAIPHLRAATAQLSAALAVTTG
- a CDS encoding NAD-dependent malic enzyme, with product MAVPSPGYSVTLRVETPVSITATTELAAAVGRAGGSITALDVAESGHDTMVVDVSCNTTDAEHGQIVRDALNDLEGVTVRNISDRTFLMHLGGKLEVVPKVALRNRDDLSRAYTPGVARVCLAIAENPEDARNLTIKRNTIAVVTDGSAVLGLGNIGPAAALPVMEGKAALFKQFANVDAWPVCLDTQDTEEIIMIVKALAPVYGGVNLEDIAAPRCFEIEARLREELDIPVFHDDQHGTAIVTLAALTNALRVVGKQIEQVRIVVSGVGAAGNAIIQLLAARGAKNIIACGRNGAISAADVSADPHRQWLAENTNPEQFTGTLKEAVVGADIFIGVSAPNVLDEADIAAMNKDAIVFAMANPDPEVDPIAAGRHAAVVATGRSDFPNQINNVLAFPGFFRGLLDARVADITDEMLLAAADAISARVSQDELNPGFIIPSVFDPHVAADVAEAVTTAAAKNK